One Zymoseptoria tritici IPO323 chromosome 3, whole genome shotgun sequence genomic region harbors:
- a CDS encoding putative ABC transporter (ABC transporter, ABC-B family, MDR (II.2) type. TC3.A.1.201. In the yeasts S. cerevisiae and S. pombe these transporters are involved in secretion of mating pheromone.In other fungi they function as MDR transporters. Shows sequence similarity to AtrH of E. nidulans. ...), with protein MFACMQTPRKVSLTSADMCLSLQRIFQFADGTDRTLYATSLLAAIAAGATLPLMTLVFGQFTATFNDFATGTLPPDDFKSEVDHFVLYFVYLFFGRFFLSYGSSVLINIAASRTTRAFRRRFLEATLRQEVWHFDKQTNGSAATQVTTNGNRVTQGIGEKLATLVQGISLFFSAFIIALAVQWKLALIIMSMIPALFLVVGICIAFDAKVEAKVTKFYSRAAVLAQDAISSVRTIHAFGAEEKIIRKYDEYLEMAYVEGKKKNWITALAFWQGYRMFASREIDNVGTVFTVVLSVAIATTAIGMVAPQQLAITNASSAASELFEIIDKPSLLDPLAPEGIVPDSVEGRIEIRNLKFAYPSRPTAPVLQGLNISLPAGKTTALVGPSGCGKSTLIGLIERWYLPSSGDIYLDGAPVSEYNMKWLRSAIRLVQQEPVLFRGTVFQNVARGFVGDQANLPHEKQLELVQEACKQSNAHDFIMELPEAYDTAVGERAAMLSGGQRQRVAIARSIISNPKVLLLDEATSALDPRAERIVQDALDRVSADKTTLIIAHKLATVRKADNIAVMTEGRVVEQGTHSELVALDGLYASMVRSQDLGAKSGEEAQIADDDDEGGLEPAMTLQRPKSEVVSAAAQAKLKKLTAETMNYSLLRSIWVMFGENRKRLWLSYVIAVVGSLIAGATYPVQAIIFSRLINVFTIRDRSEAQNQANFFALMFFVLALANLFAYAVIGWCCNIIGQVVTKRYRLEMVRRVLNFDQDFFDRPQNGSGSLTSKLSSVPTALQELISANIFLMLIVMVNVFASSILGIVYGWKLGLVIVFGAGPFLLGSGYIRIRMDQKLEAEAGERFADSASLATEAVTSIRTISSLTLESQILDEYAAAMDAIVKSASKGFVVTMIPYAFSQSVEFLALALGFWYGSRLLASGEYDTSQFFVVFISVVFGFQAAGQFFGYTTSITKAKAAANYILWLRTVESQIAETPQNKYIGPSSHDGPVEMENVDFRYLQRPDARVLRGIDIKIEPGTYCAFVGPSGCGKSTLVALLMRFYDPARGRITLNHEDIAKMSPRLYRNHISMVQQEPPLYQGTVRENIALGLQFEPSDEEINEACRQSNALDFVSSLPEGLETQCGSKGSSFSGGQKQRIAVARALIRKPRLLLLDEATSALDTQSERIVQIALDEAASTRTTIAVAHRLSTIKHANTIFVVADGKIAEMGTHQELQALRGRYYAMCLAQSLDQA; from the exons ATGTTTGCGTGCATGCAGACACCGCGCAAGGTATCCTTGACTTCTGCTGACATGTGTCTGTCTCTGCAGCGCATCTTTCAATTCGCGGATGGCACAGACCGGACATTATATGCCACATCTTTGTTGGCAGCAATAGCAGCAGGAGCCACACTTCCTTTGATG ACACTTGTCTTTGGGCAATTCACAGCCACTTTCAACGACTTCGCCACGGGAACATTACCACCGGACGACTTCAAGAGTGAGGTCGACCACTTCGTGCTTTATTTCGTctacctcttcttcggcaGATTTTTCCTGTCCTACGGTTCGAGCGTCTTGATCAACATTGCAGCGTCGAGAACCACACGAGCATTCCGGAGAAGATTTCTTGAAGCAACGCTGAGGCAAGAAGTATGGCACTTCGACAAGCAGACGAATGGCTCTGCGGCGACGCAAGTAACGACCAATGGGAATCGAGTCACCCAGGGTATCGGGGAGAAGTTGGCGACTCTGGTCCAGGGCATATC ACtgttcttctccgccttcatCATTGCCCTCGCGGTGCAATGGAAGCTCGCGCTCATCATTATGAGTATGATCCCGGCCTTGTTTCTGGTGGTCGGTATCTGCATCGCGTTTGATGCCAAGGTCGAAGCCAAAGTCACCAAGTTCTACTCTCGTGCTGCAGTGCTCGCCCAAGACGCCATCTCGTCTGTACGAACCATACATGCTTTCGGGGCCGAGGAAAAGATCATCCGAAAGTACGACGAGTATCTTGAAATGGCCTATGTCGAAGGCAAAAAGAAGAATTGGAT TACAGCGCTAGCCTTCTGGCAAGGCTATCGCATGTTTGCCAGTAGGGAGATCGATAATGTTGGCA CTGTATTCACGGTCGTCTTGTCAGTGGCCATCGCAACGACGGCCATCGGCATGGTCGCCCCTCAGCAGCTGGCGATCACTAATGCTTCATCTGCGGCGAGCGAACTGTTCGAGATCATTGACAAACCCAGCCTTTTGGACCCGCTTGCTCCCGAAGGGATAGTGCCGGATTCCGTTGAAGGACGTATCGAAATCCGAAACCTGAAATTCGCATATCCATCACGGCCGACAGCGCCCGTACTTCAGGGACTCAATATCTCTCTACCTGCAGGAAAGACAACCGCATTAGTCGGCCCATCTGGTTGCGGAAAATCGACCTTGATCGGCCTCATTGAGCGGTGGTATTTGCCCTCATCTGGCGATATCTACCTTGATGGTGCTCCTGTTTCCGAGTACAACATGAAGTGGTTGAGAAGCGCTATCAGATTGGTCCAACAAGAGCCGGTGCTATTCCGAGGCACTGTTTTCCAGAATGTGGCTAGAGGGTTCGTCGGAGACCAGGCGAATCTTCCACACGAGAAGCAACTGGAGCTCGTCCAGGAGGCGTGCAAGCAGAGTAATGCTCACGATTTCATCATGGAACTACCCGAGGCATACGACACAGCCGTGGGCGAGCGTGCAGCAATGCTTAGCGGTGGACAACGGCAACGCGTGGCCATCGCACGAAGCATCATCTCGAacccgaaggtccttctaCTGGACGAAGCTACTTCTGCCTTGGATCCCAGAGCTGAGAGAATCGTTCAAGACGCGCTGGATCGTGTATCGGCCGACAAGACAACTCTTATCATTGCCCACAAACTGGCCACTGTCAGGAAAGCTGACAACATTGCCGTCATGACAGAAGGTAGAGTCGTTGAGCAAGGGACCCATTCGGAACTGGTCGCGTTGGATGGCCTGTATGCGAGCATGGTTCGAAGTCAGGACCTTGGCGCAAAGTCTGGCGAGGAGGCCCAGATcgctgacgatgatgacgaaggcGGCTTGGAACCAGCGATGACTTTGCAAAGGCCCAAGAGCGAAGTGGTATCCGCTGCTGCTCAAGCAAAACTTAAAAAGCTCACTGCGGAGACCATGAACTACTCCTTGCTTCGGTCCATCTGGGTGATGTTTGGCGAAAACAGGAAACGACTGTGGCTGTCATATGTCATCGCTGTCGTAGGCAGCCTAATCGCCGGCGCCACCTATCCTGTCCAGGCCATCATCTTCTCGCGCCTAATCAACGTCTTCACCATCCGGGATCGAAGCGAGGCGCAAAACCAAGCCAACTTCTTTGCGCTCATGTTCTTTGTCCTTGCTCTCGCGAATCTCTTCGCCTATGCCGTTATCGGGTGGTG CTGCAATATCATCGGACAAGTCGTCACGAAACGATACCGACTTGAGATGGTGCGACGGGTGCTCAACTTTGACCAAGACTTCTTCGACCGTCCGCAAAACGGCTCCGG GTCACTGACTTCGAAGCTCTCCTCGGTCCCAACAGCGCTGCAGGAGCTGATCTCAGCAAATATTTTCTTGATGTTGATCGTGATGGTCAACGTCTTCGCATCGTCCATTCTTGGAATAGTCTATG GTTGGAAGCTGGGTCTCGTCATTGTATTTGGCGCCGGACCTTTCCTCCTCGGCTCAGGATACATTCGCATCAGAATGGACCAGAAGCTGGAGGCAGAGGCCGGAGAGCGTTTCGCCGACAGTGCTAGTCTGGCCACTGAAGCAGTCACGAGCATTCGTACCATCTCATCACTGACACTCG AATCCCAGATACTGGACGAGTACGCTGCAGCGATGGACGCCATCGTCAAGTCAGCATCGAAAGGCTTCGTCGTTACCATGATTCCTTATGCCTTTTCACAGTCCGTCGAATTCTTGGCGCTGGCTCTTGGTTTCTGGTATGGCTCCCGACTCCTGGCCAGTGGGGAGTACGACACATCGCAGTTTTTTGTCGTCTTCATTTCGGTCGTCTTCGGCTTTCAAGCAGCTGGCCAGTTCTTTGGCTACACGACATCGATCACCAAGGCAAAAGCAGCCGCGAACTACATCCTCTGGCTGCGGACAGTCGAGTCCCAGATTGCGGAGACTCCCCAGAACAAATACATAGGACCATCCAGCCATGACGGACcagtggagatggagaacgTCGACTTCAGATACCTTCAGCGTCCTGACGCTAGAGTGCTTCGTGGCATAGACATCAAGATCGAGCCAGGCACGTATTGTGCTTTTGTCGGACCGTCCGGCTGCGGCAAGAGTACACTGGTAGCACTGCTGATGCGCTTTTACGATCCTGCACGAGGCAGAATAACGCTCAATCACGAGGACATTGCTAAGATGTCACCTCGTCTTTACCGGAACCATATATCCATGGTTCAACAAGAGCCTCCACTCTACCAAGGAACTGTACGCGAAAACATCGCTCTCGGTCTACAGTTTGAGCCATCAGACGAGGAGATCAACGAAGCATGTCGACAATCAAACGCCCTAGACTTTGTGTCCTCTCTGCCTGAAGGTTTGGAGACGCAGTGCGGCTCCAAAGGCTCAAGTT